A window of Acidobacteriota bacterium contains these coding sequences:
- a CDS encoding peptidylprolyl isomerase: protein MLSGCFLQPQHALLHVPQSEHAAPALYTVTFRTTRGAFVVEVHRAWAPRGADRFYYLARHGFYDDCAFFRVVPKFVVQWGISPEPKIAAVWNNANIPDDPVTQSNTRGMITYATGGPNTRTTQVYINYGNNARLDKMGFAPFGKVISGMDVVDALYAGYGDGPPRGHGPNQDKITQQGAAYLRKDFPLLDRILSTQVATVRR from the coding sequence ATGTTGTCCGGCTGCTTCCTGCAGCCGCAACATGCGCTCTTGCATGTGCCGCAGTCCGAGCACGCCGCGCCCGCTCTCTACACCGTCACCTTCCGCACCACCCGCGGGGCGTTTGTGGTCGAAGTGCATCGCGCCTGGGCTCCGCGCGGCGCCGACCGCTTCTACTACCTCGCGCGGCACGGCTTCTATGATGACTGCGCGTTTTTTCGCGTGGTGCCGAAGTTCGTGGTGCAGTGGGGCATCAGCCCCGAGCCTAAAATTGCCGCCGTCTGGAACAACGCCAATATCCCCGACGATCCCGTGACCCAGAGCAACACGCGCGGCATGATTACTTACGCCACCGGCGGCCCCAACACCCGCACCACGCAGGTCTACATCAACTACGGCAATAACGCGCGGCTCGACAAAATGGGCTTTGCCCCGTTCGGCAAAGTGATCTCCGGCATGGATGTCGTCGATGCCCTCTATGCCGGCTACGGTGACGGCCCACCGCGCGGCCACGGCCCTAATCAGGACAAGATCACCCAGCAGGGCGCTGCTTACCTGCGCAAGGATTTTCCGCTGCTGGACCGCATCCTCTCGACCCAGGTTGCGACGGTTCGGCGGTGA
- a CDS encoding DinB family protein, with translation MTGTSAIPTLEETHETVRLLERSRDELVAHCAALSPTDWARSDGPGRWTQAGILEHLLIVERGIQKRMEAILAGPADPDWEAHTTAKDAVAPEVAQVTERVMAPERLHPTGKAAPAESLAAFQAARAQTIALAQQPGVPFKQYTFEHPALGLLNGFQVLRVTAYHTLRHLGQMRGCSA, from the coding sequence ATGACAGGCACCAGTGCGATCCCCACGCTTGAGGAAACCCACGAAACTGTCCGGCTGCTGGAGCGCTCACGCGACGAGCTGGTCGCGCACTGCGCCGCGCTTTCGCCCACCGATTGGGCGCGCAGCGATGGTCCCGGCCGCTGGACGCAGGCAGGCATTCTGGAGCATCTGCTGATCGTCGAGCGCGGCATCCAAAAACGCATGGAGGCCATACTGGCCGGCCCGGCGGACCCCGATTGGGAGGCGCACACCACCGCCAAGGATGCCGTGGCCCCGGAAGTGGCCCAGGTTACCGAGCGCGTGATGGCGCCCGAACGGTTGCATCCAACGGGGAAGGCGGCACCGGCCGAATCGCTGGCCGCGTTTCAAGCAGCGCGGGCGCAGACGATTGCGCTGGCGCAGCAGCCGGGCGTGCCCTTCAAGCAATACACGTTCGAGCACCCGGCGCTGGGCCTGCTGAACGGCTTTCAGGTGCTGCGCGTGACGGCCTACCACACCCTGCGCCACCTTGGCCAAATGCGCGGATGTAGCGCCTGA
- a CDS encoding DEAD/DEAH box helicase: MLRRQRKIGICIAPCSHISSAAGGCSRMMTAAHHVPIMAYQRHNAVFRALQSRMRASCSQFSDKQFRRPHGAGLTRRMHVKGQEAASRDDFPARLDGWAREFLVAWGITSLTDIQREAVEAGILDEKSMVVCSPTSSGKTLVAEMALLAAIRRGHRAVYLVSHRALAEQKFADFDSRLGEKAARPIASVGLSTGDRSDGAANAQVLVATYEKALGLLLTGEIRPAGSLIVADELQIIGEEKRGPDIEVLCTVLRQRAPAQFVALTATISNPEELAEWLGCDVIRSTERVVPLHQEIWMGTRRWCATFGEADVREIAAGPALRDTFAVVRSILASGRGPILVFTETRRESTDFAREFAESRQVTAAGVAVAEQLDLFTEPTDSSALLRTGAERRVAFHSADLSSHERQIIEDGFKKNHFEVCFATSTLAAGVNFPFRTVVFPKITYQHRDGRLSRTDYRNMSGRAGRLGIHVDGYAVLLPTNAVELEHAKVLVRPEDDNIVSQLGNISIRKTLLSIFASRIVQTAADAIAFFESTLLYSQRTPGRFTSLPGMIDKAVRWLIDHQLVVDRGGGAVSATPLGKAVAQSGLQPDSAITFVNILRASAAELERSFDDRSDGLIYVACACQEFQGELATRFLPFPRRTLYDSVGFWHHAAPWATIDDTDTKLAQCAHAIQLFKEGIPEKQISQATAVSAGNIHRLAGDVAWVLDGVHKISCAPELRCLQGVSNQIAALARRVRWGAPAEALDVIRVSERHRVPGLGRQRAMALLSAGIETFHKVLEAPIDLLARLLQSAQRANALVEAICGTDGLGTNRLQAQHQHVAEKMGMGALVDECNRATGTAYEEAVIALMRRATDWTVDQLDDGSRRNVPDIMIRHLEFRILLECKTSTRNPALVKKEDAWAVMQKAADYEAAFCRVTLGKPAFDESSKKKAAGARDITLIEHAAFIEGILRVVSGNLPPTDFLAWAITPGVADLERLGGTPTHSL; this comes from the coding sequence ATGCTCCGTAGGCAAAGGAAAATTGGGATCTGTATCGCACCATGCAGCCATATTTCATCTGCTGCCGGAGGTTGCTCGAGGATGATGACCGCTGCCCATCATGTGCCCATCATGGCCTATCAACGCCATAATGCCGTATTCCGTGCACTACAATCTAGAATGCGAGCAAGCTGCAGTCAGTTTTCGGACAAGCAATTCCGAAGGCCGCACGGTGCAGGACTCACAAGGCGCATGCATGTGAAAGGCCAAGAAGCAGCATCAAGAGACGATTTCCCTGCACGGCTTGACGGCTGGGCTCGAGAGTTCCTCGTCGCGTGGGGAATCACGTCGCTTACCGACATTCAGCGCGAAGCTGTCGAAGCGGGAATTCTTGATGAGAAGAGTATGGTCGTGTGCTCGCCGACCTCCTCCGGCAAGACACTTGTAGCGGAGATGGCATTGCTGGCCGCGATTCGACGGGGTCACAGGGCTGTATACCTCGTCTCTCACCGAGCGCTTGCGGAGCAGAAGTTTGCCGACTTTGATTCACGGCTTGGCGAAAAGGCTGCGAGGCCAATTGCGTCCGTCGGCCTGAGCACTGGCGACAGGTCTGACGGCGCAGCAAATGCTCAGGTGCTCGTCGCGACCTACGAGAAAGCGCTCGGCCTCCTTCTGACCGGCGAAATCCGGCCTGCGGGCTCTCTGATCGTAGCTGACGAACTTCAAATCATCGGCGAAGAAAAGCGAGGCCCCGATATTGAAGTGTTATGTACCGTCTTGCGCCAACGTGCTCCTGCGCAGTTCGTGGCGCTGACGGCAACAATCTCGAATCCCGAGGAACTGGCTGAATGGTTAGGCTGTGACGTCATTCGAAGCACGGAACGAGTCGTCCCATTGCACCAGGAAATTTGGATGGGTACTCGCCGCTGGTGTGCAACGTTTGGTGAAGCTGACGTTCGGGAAATAGCTGCTGGCCCGGCGCTGCGAGACACATTCGCCGTAGTTCGCAGCATTCTTGCTTCGGGACGCGGACCCATTCTTGTGTTCACCGAGACTCGCCGAGAGTCTACCGATTTCGCGAGGGAGTTTGCTGAATCGCGGCAAGTAACCGCAGCTGGCGTTGCGGTGGCGGAACAGTTGGATCTTTTCACAGAGCCTACGGATTCTTCGGCATTGCTGCGCACTGGCGCCGAACGCAGAGTCGCGTTCCATTCAGCCGATCTTTCCTCCCATGAGCGCCAGATCATCGAAGATGGCTTTAAGAAGAACCACTTTGAGGTTTGCTTTGCGACGTCGACACTTGCCGCAGGAGTCAATTTCCCGTTCCGAACGGTCGTTTTTCCGAAAATAACATATCAGCATCGCGATGGTCGCCTCTCAAGAACCGACTACCGTAACATGTCCGGGCGTGCCGGCCGACTTGGGATTCACGTGGATGGCTATGCGGTGCTCCTCCCTACGAATGCTGTGGAGCTCGAGCACGCAAAGGTACTTGTTCGGCCTGAAGACGACAACATCGTTTCGCAGCTTGGGAATATCAGTATCCGTAAGACCCTGCTTTCGATATTCGCATCGCGAATCGTTCAGACGGCGGCAGATGCGATTGCATTTTTTGAGTCCACACTCCTCTATTCACAGCGCACACCGGGGAGATTCACAAGTCTACCGGGAATGATCGACAAGGCGGTGAGATGGCTCATTGATCACCAGCTGGTTGTGGATCGCGGCGGCGGAGCGGTTTCAGCTACACCGTTGGGCAAAGCGGTGGCACAGTCGGGACTGCAGCCAGACAGCGCCATTACGTTCGTAAATATTCTGCGTGCGTCTGCAGCCGAGCTTGAGCGCTCTTTTGATGATCGAAGCGACGGGCTCATTTATGTCGCATGCGCTTGTCAGGAGTTTCAGGGAGAATTGGCGACACGGTTCCTTCCGTTTCCACGCCGAACCTTGTACGATTCGGTCGGGTTTTGGCACCACGCAGCACCGTGGGCGACGATTGACGACACTGATACTAAGCTCGCGCAGTGTGCTCACGCGATACAACTTTTCAAAGAGGGCATTCCGGAAAAGCAGATCAGTCAGGCGACTGCAGTCTCGGCCGGTAACATTCATCGCTTGGCGGGCGATGTTGCATGGGTGCTAGATGGCGTTCACAAGATATCCTGCGCGCCCGAGCTCCGATGCCTTCAAGGGGTAAGCAATCAGATCGCGGCGTTGGCTCGTCGGGTCCGTTGGGGGGCGCCTGCCGAGGCGTTGGACGTCATTCGAGTTTCTGAACGCCACCGTGTCCCGGGATTGGGGCGGCAGCGGGCAATGGCGCTGCTGTCTGCAGGCATCGAGACCTTTCACAAGGTACTCGAGGCTCCTATTGATCTCCTTGCCCGTTTGCTTCAGAGCGCACAACGTGCAAACGCCCTCGTGGAGGCGATATGCGGCACGGACGGGCTCGGCACAAATCGCCTTCAGGCTCAACATCAGCATGTGGCCGAGAAGATGGGCATGGGTGCCCTCGTTGACGAATGCAACCGCGCGACTGGAACTGCATACGAAGAAGCGGTCATCGCCCTTATGCGCCGGGCAACGGATTGGACCGTTGACCAACTTGACGACGGTAGTCGGCGGAATGTGCCGGACATCATGATTCGGCACCTAGAATTCAGGATTCTGCTCGAATGCAAGACAAGCACTCGCAACCCGGCGCTGGTCAAGAAGGAGGATGCTTGGGCGGTGATGCAGAAGGCTGCCGATTACGAGGCTGCGTTCTGCCGCGTAACGTTGGGGAAACCTGCTTTCGACGAGTCGTCAAAGAAAAAGGCTGCGGGCGCAAGAGACATCACCCTTATTGAGCATGCGGCGTTCATCGAAGGGATCTTGCGGGTTGTATCGGGCAACCTGCCTCCCACAGATTTTCTCGCGTGGGCTATAACGCCAGGTGTCGCCGATCTTGAAAGGCTTGGCGGCACACCGACGCATTCCCTATAG